DNA sequence from the Fusobacterium sp. DD2 genome:
ATTCTAAGAACCAGATCCACACTTGTAGTGTCTGTTTCAAATTTAAGTTTCATATTTTTTCTACTGATAATAGGGTTTTCCATCTTCTCCATTCTAGATAGGATTTTCTCTCTTCCTCTAGCCTGTTTTGATTTTACCCCTGCCTTATATCTTCTGATGAATTCCTCCATCTTTCTTATCTTGTCCTGTTCCTTATCAAAGGCTTTTACAGCACCTGTGATATAGGCTTCCTTTTGAATAGTATAATCAGTATAGTTTCCAGGGTAAGTTCTCAATGTTTTACCTTCCATTTCAAAAATACGATTAACTACATTGTCTAGAAAATAGATATCATGGGAAATTACCATTACAGCATTTTTGTAATCTTTAAGCATCTTTTCAAGCCACTCAATAGCATTCAAATCAAGATGGTTTGTAGGCTCGTCAAGTATTAAAAGTTCTGGTTCTTCAAGAAGTATCTTACCCAGAGCAACTCTTGACATCTGTCCTCCAGAAAGATCTCCCACCTTATTATTCCATAGACTTTCAGCAAGGCTAAGTCCATTTAATACCTGTTTAACCTTATACTCTATTGCATAACCTTCATTTTGCTCATATCTAGCTGTAATATGTCCAAGCTCTTCCATAGTCTTATCAAAATCATCCAGATTTTCAGCAAGTATTACATTTAACTCCTGAATTCTGTGATAATCCTGTCTCACATGGTCAAATACAGTCATAAGTTCTTCAAATACTGTATTGTCATGGTTAAGTCTTGGATTTTGAGAAAGGTAACCTATTTTCAATCCACCTTTTTTGGCAATTGTCCCTCTCTCATTTGTTTCAGGGTCAACATCATCATATTCAAGACCTAGAAGTATCTTTATAAGAGTTGATTTCCCTGCTCCATTTATACCTATTATTCCTATTTTATCTTTTTCATCTACAGAAAAACTTACATTTCTAAATAGTGTTTCTCCTGTAAATCCCATATATAAATTGTTTACTTGCAAAAGTGCCATTACATTTCTCCTACTTTCTATAATTCCATTAAAATATTAACATATTAGGGATTTATTGTAAAGTTCTCTTTCCACTGTTATTTTTCTCCCTAAGATGATAAAATATAATAAAAACCTATGGAGGTAGAATGTGAAAAAATATATCCTGATATTTATGATGCTCTCCTCTCTTGTATTTGGAGAAGGATTCCAGTCAAAAGAAGAGAGAGTAGCTGCAATTGATAATGAAATAGCAAACCTTGTAAATAAACAAAATAACCTTCTTCTTTTAAGGGAAAAGCTTCTGGAAAATAATTCAGATGAGATTCTAAAGGGTAAAAAAGAGGAAAAGCGTCCTAAGATAGCTTTAGTCTTAAGTGGCGGTGGGGCAAAAGGAGCTGCACATATAGGTGTTTTAAGAGTCCTTGAAAAGTATAAAGTCCCTGTGGATATGGTTATTGGTACAAGTATTGGAAGTATAATCGGTGGAATGTACTCTATTGGTTATACACCTGATGAGATAGAAAAAACTGTCTTAAACCTTGATTTCTTTTCACTTTTAAATAACTCTAAAGATAGAAAGATGAAAAATATAGAGGAAAAAACAATAAATGAACTCTATCCATTTACTGTAACTATTGATAAGAATATGAATCTTTCTCTTCCTATGGGATTTACAAGTGGTCAAAAGATATATTTCCAATTGAAGGAGATATTTGCGAGAGCTGAATCTATCCATGACTTTGATAAATTTCCAATGAGATATAGAGCAATTACTACCAACCTTAATACTGGTAAAGAGGTAGTATTAAGCAGTGGAGATTTAGCTTTAAGTGCATTTAAAAGTATGGCTATCCCAAGCTTTGTAGAGCCTGTAAATGATAAGGGTTCTTACTATGTAGATGGAGGAGTTGTAAATAACTTCCCAATTGAAGAAGCTATTAAAATGGGAGCAGATATAATAATTGCTGTAGATATATCAGCTGATGCTACTAAGATAAATGAAAACTCATCTGTTGTAACAGTTTTAGATAAAATCTCTACATATAATGGTAATAGAAATACTCAGTTTCAAAAACATCTTGCTGATATCTTAATAGTTCCAGATGTAAAAAATCATAATACACTTGATTTTGATAACCTTGGTGGACTTGTTAAAGATGGAGAGGAAGCTGCTGAGAAATATGCATATCTATTTAAGCATCTTGAATTTCCAGAAGCATATAATCAAATCCATGATAGACGTCTTGAAAATTCACCTGTATATATAAAGGATATCAAGCTTACAGGTAATGAAATTTTAACTCTTTCTAAAGTTAAAAAACTTATGCCTGAGGTTAAAAATCATGAATTTACCAAAGAAGACCTGTATCTATGGAGTAAAAAAATCTACTCTATACCATATATAGAAAAGGTATTTTATGATGTAGATGGAGATACAGTTACATTCTCAGTAGTTGAAAAATCTGGTATCAATATTAAAGCTGCTTTAAACTACACATCTCAATATGGTGGTTCAATGAATGTAGCTGCTACTGTACCTAACTTTGGTAAGTGGACTAAAAACTATACTCTTACTGCTGAGGTCTCTCAATTCCCTAAACTGACTATGAATAATCTCTCATTTTATGAGTTTAACAAGCTTAAACTTATGAGAACTTTAAAAGTTGGATTTGAAAATGACC
Encoded proteins:
- the abc-f gene encoding ribosomal protection-like ABC-F family protein — protein: MALLQVNNLYMGFTGETLFRNVSFSVDEKDKIGIIGINGAGKSTLIKILLGLEYDDVDPETNERGTIAKKGGLKIGYLSQNPRLNHDNTVFEELMTVFDHVRQDYHRIQELNVILAENLDDFDKTMEELGHITARYEQNEGYAIEYKVKQVLNGLSLAESLWNNKVGDLSGGQMSRVALGKILLEEPELLILDEPTNHLDLNAIEWLEKMLKDYKNAVMVISHDIYFLDNVVNRIFEMEGKTLRTYPGNYTDYTIQKEAYITGAVKAFDKEQDKIRKMEEFIRRYKAGVKSKQARGREKILSRMEKMENPIISRKNMKLKFETDTTSVDLVLRIKDLSKSYDGQKIFENINLDIYRGDRIGIIGKNGVGKSTILKIVNGLETQTSGEVKIGDRVKIGYYDQNHQGLNPNRTIIEELMYHFVLSEEQARNICGGFLFSEDDVYKEIKSLSGGEKARVAFMKLMLEKPNFLVLDEPTNHLDIYSREILEEALEDYTGTVLVVSHDRNFLDCVVNNIYEVRKDGASLFKGDYNSYLAQRDNPKENNEEKVQAALSYEEQKKIKNRISSLERKIAQAEEDITEIEEEKAAKEEEYNEAGRVNDLDKLMALQEELEELDTRILEIMEEWEALEKELNSLKNSL
- a CDS encoding patatin-like phospholipase family protein — translated: MKKYILIFMMLSSLVFGEGFQSKEERVAAIDNEIANLVNKQNNLLLLREKLLENNSDEILKGKKEEKRPKIALVLSGGGAKGAAHIGVLRVLEKYKVPVDMVIGTSIGSIIGGMYSIGYTPDEIEKTVLNLDFFSLLNNSKDRKMKNIEEKTINELYPFTVTIDKNMNLSLPMGFTSGQKIYFQLKEIFARAESIHDFDKFPMRYRAITTNLNTGKEVVLSSGDLALSAFKSMAIPSFVEPVNDKGSYYVDGGVVNNFPIEEAIKMGADIIIAVDISADATKINENSSVVTVLDKISTYNGNRNTQFQKHLADILIVPDVKNHNTLDFDNLGGLVKDGEEAAEKYAYLFKHLEFPEAYNQIHDRRLENSPVYIKDIKLTGNEILTLSKVKKLMPEVKNHEFTKEDLYLWSKKIYSIPYIEKVFYDVDGDTVTFSVVEKSGINIKAALNYTSQYGGSMNVAATVPNFGKWTKNYTLTAEVSQFPKLTMNNLSFYEFNKLKLMRTLKVGFENDPLFIYRNKDNIATYKSNRFIGEIGFATAISDKFVAGLTLGYLNNDTNYLRGERNILDFGETYQATIQKGYMFLDTLDHPYFPTKGINMYLEQFNAKVFDDGHFNGYKANLGLYYPLNKRLSLSIGGATGRITGSNIPNNQLFKIGGFRTTPKYTAFAGLPMMGVYADEFYSGYISAQYNILPSVYLVGRYNAITYGNRGLSFQGAQDIGDKWEQGYGGGIGWDTFLGPISVMMSNNLHSSAPLLEIYLGYIF